AAGCGGTCTTGTAAAGGAAATATCCACTTTTGAGGACGCAAAAAGGTATGATGGTAATATAGAGCCACACATCCATTTTATTTGCAAAAAGTGTGGAAAAATAGAAGATATTTTACTTAACAAAGAGCCAGGTTTCGTTAAAGAGTTAAAAAATAGTGGCTACCTTGTTGAAGAAATTTCTGTAAATATTTACGGAATTTGTAAAGATTGCCTTAAGA
This Caldisericaceae bacterium DNA region includes the following protein-coding sequences:
- a CDS encoding transcriptional repressor — translated: MKIVTEEILRKNGLRATKPRVAIYNYLKSVHTHPTVEEIYENLKRGMHNMSYATVYNVLDEFVKSGLVKEISTFEDAKRYDGNIEPHIHFICKKCGKIEDILLNKEPGFVKELKNSGYLVEEISVNIYGICKDCLKKESN